A genomic region of Papaver somniferum cultivar HN1 chromosome 7, ASM357369v1, whole genome shotgun sequence contains the following coding sequences:
- the LOC113295211 gene encoding uncharacterized protein LOC113295211 — protein sequence MESGDPRGREDAALIEESKKEVEDKLECWRKTLESKGFELNGTKTEYLRCDFEDTKPDAGEVLLDGKIVPRKESFHYLGSMIKSDEDIREDIRHRTQVGWAKWKLATGVPCDRKVPAKLKGSSTKRRSDL from the exons ATGGAGAGCGGTGATCCACGTGGAAGAG AGGATGCAGCGCTTATTGAGGAATCAAAGAAAGAGGTAGAAGACAAACTAGAGTGTTGGAGGAAAACTCTGGAATCGAAGGGCTTCGAACTCAATGGAACCAAGACGGAGTATTTGAGGTGTGATTTCGAAGACACCAAGCCTGATGCTGGAGAAGTCTTACTGGACGGGAAGATTGTACCAAGGAAAGAATCCTTCCATTATTTGGGATCCATGATCAAAAGTGATGAGGATATCCGTGAGGACATTCGACATAGAACCCAGGTAGGGTGGGCAAAATGGAAATTGGCGACGGGAGTCCCGTGTGACCGTAAGGTCCCAGCTAAACTAAAAGGAAGTTCTACAAAACGGCGATCCGACCTGTGA